A stretch of Labrus bergylta chromosome 19, fLabBer1.1, whole genome shotgun sequence DNA encodes these proteins:
- the LOC109994082 gene encoding C-type lectin domain family 4 member A isoform X1: MPEAEVLYSDVKFKKPTDKAIGTASPSEETTYAEVKIVKSPQPSSELPGSQAASHGRPGVTSERVAVVVLSVLLVIAAAALGYTTYQNMKTTERLVRQKAEYEALKKNWTGKLNKGSEKKVEVKPCIPQPQPTCPGSGSCWKCEDGWEQHGEKCYSFSTKKSTWSESRAKCRRGRGDLVKIDSTEEQTFLDMRLRDIMVKDEDKLWIGLTDSKEEDTWLWVDGSPLNSSLAFWSNGEPDNWDRDNADGEDCVRMGEKGGAVKHKSWFDQYCEIPHRYICEKPAETGEMKCT; encoded by the exons ATGCCTGAAGCTGAGGTGTTATACTCTGATGTGAAGTTCAAAAAACCAACGGATAAAGCCATCG GGACAGCTTCTCCCTCGGAGGAAACCACATATGCTGAGGTGAAGATTGTAAAGAGTCCACAGCCGTCCTCAGAGCTGCCTG GTTCTCAAGCTGCGTCACATGGACGACCAGGGGTCACATCGGAGAGAGTGGCCGTGGTGGTTCTGTCCGTACTTTTGGTaatcgctgctgctgctcttggATATACCA CTtatcaaaacatgaaaaccaCAGAACGTCTTGTGAGGCAGAAAGCCGAGTACGAGGCTCTGAAAAAAAACTGGACAGGTAAGCTCAACAAAGGTTCAG aaaaaaaagttgaagttaaaCCGTGCATCCCACAGCCACAGCCAACATGCCCAGGAA GTGGATCATGTTGGAAATGTGAAGACGGCTGGGAGCAGCATGGAGAGAAGTGTTATTCCTTCTCCACCAAAAAATCAACATGGAGTGAGAGCAGAGCTAAATgcagacgaggaagaggagaccTGGTGAAGATAGACAGCACAGAGGAGCAG ACATTCCTGGACATGAGACTGAGAGACATAATGGTGAAGGATGAGGACAAACTCTGGATCGGACTGACCGACTCAAAGGAAGAGGACACTTGGTTGTGGGTGGACGGATCTCCACTGAACTCAAG TTTGGctttctggagcaacggcgagCCGGACAACTGGGACAGAGATAACGCTGATGGGGAGGACTGTGTGAGGATGGGGGAGAAAGGAGGAGCTGTAAAACACAAGAGCTGGTTCGATCAATATTGTGAAATCCCTCATAGATATATTTGTGAGAAACCAGCAGAAACAGGAGAAATGAAGTGCACCTGA
- the LOC109994082 gene encoding CD209 antigen-like protein C isoform X2, which translates to MPEAEVLYSDVKFKKPTDKAIGTASPSEETTYAEVKIVKSPQPSSELPGSQAASHGRPGVTSERVAVVVLSVLLVIAAAALGYTTYQNMKTTERLVRQKAEYEALKKNWTEKKVEVKPCIPQPQPTCPGSGSCWKCEDGWEQHGEKCYSFSTKKSTWSESRAKCRRGRGDLVKIDSTEEQTFLDMRLRDIMVKDEDKLWIGLTDSKEEDTWLWVDGSPLNSSLAFWSNGEPDNWDRDNADGEDCVRMGEKGGAVKHKSWFDQYCEIPHRYICEKPAETGEMKCT; encoded by the exons ATGCCTGAAGCTGAGGTGTTATACTCTGATGTGAAGTTCAAAAAACCAACGGATAAAGCCATCG GGACAGCTTCTCCCTCGGAGGAAACCACATATGCTGAGGTGAAGATTGTAAAGAGTCCACAGCCGTCCTCAGAGCTGCCTG GTTCTCAAGCTGCGTCACATGGACGACCAGGGGTCACATCGGAGAGAGTGGCCGTGGTGGTTCTGTCCGTACTTTTGGTaatcgctgctgctgctcttggATATACCA CTtatcaaaacatgaaaaccaCAGAACGTCTTGTGAGGCAGAAAGCCGAGTACGAGGCTCTGAAAAAAAACTGGACAG aaaaaaaagttgaagttaaaCCGTGCATCCCACAGCCACAGCCAACATGCCCAGGAA GTGGATCATGTTGGAAATGTGAAGACGGCTGGGAGCAGCATGGAGAGAAGTGTTATTCCTTCTCCACCAAAAAATCAACATGGAGTGAGAGCAGAGCTAAATgcagacgaggaagaggagaccTGGTGAAGATAGACAGCACAGAGGAGCAG ACATTCCTGGACATGAGACTGAGAGACATAATGGTGAAGGATGAGGACAAACTCTGGATCGGACTGACCGACTCAAAGGAAGAGGACACTTGGTTGTGGGTGGACGGATCTCCACTGAACTCAAG TTTGGctttctggagcaacggcgagCCGGACAACTGGGACAGAGATAACGCTGATGGGGAGGACTGTGTGAGGATGGGGGAGAAAGGAGGAGCTGTAAAACACAAGAGCTGGTTCGATCAATATTGTGAAATCCCTCATAGATATATTTGTGAGAAACCAGCAGAAACAGGAGAAATGAAGTGCACCTGA